The DNA region GAATTTattacaattttattttatatattaaagGTTAAAATAACAtctaaagaagaatatatagaGTAGAAAGTTTCTTTTAAAAACTCTAGTTAATCTAAATAACCTAACTTTTTATCTAGCTTATAATAATCCAACCACCTAGCTTAATCTCATAAACAGGTTCTCTCTAACTATTTTCAGCTAATAGATATAAAAAGACCCTTTTGCCCTTCACCTGATCTTATCCCCTCATCACATTCTCCCTCACACACCACCGCCGCCCATCTCTCCCTCACGCTCGCCGAACCCTAGCCACCATTGGGTTGCAGCTCGGCCACCGCTGCCGCGAGTCGCTATAGCCTTGATGGACCTTTTTGGGAGCACATGGATCGGGACATGAATATCTTCCATGATAATCTTGCTAATATTTTGTTTGCTATGTGTAAATAATTGTGAGAGGCTATTTGTatagataaatatttaaatttgtatgaACCATAAACCTTTTATGGTTTATGCCTTATGAACCATAAATCTGGATGTAATTGCATGATGACAGGCAACACTAATGTTTGCTTATTTTTATGTAACCTAGTCATTGTCCGCATTCACTTCTTTGGCCCCACCTTCCACCTCTCCTTTGCTTTGCTTGCGCCCGTGAAAGAGGTTTCAATATGAGAGCAAAGCCATGCGTTTGCCTCTATCGTGTGTAATGCAAGAGAGGATAGACGAGGCATCATCTATCTTGAAGCTGAGAGTCCAGAACTGAGGGTAACTAACATGAATCGAAGATGAATAAATTCACTattgaacaacaacaaccataACAAAAAAGGTGTCAACTTAGCAAAACAACAATTATAAAGATAAAGATACTATAGACAATTAACATCTAAAATCAATAATAAGGCAGcttataataaaaatacaaacaGCGCTGGACTTTTTACTTAACTAACTTTTAACGATCTATAAGTTGTAAGCTACTCTCTCTGATtgtaaatgtagatcgttttaatttttttaactattctctaaatataagtcattctcgaacttctatattttttttttctcttttgttctcgtcttacccttgtttaataaatgctaccgctctaacaaataaatgagttatctttttcaatgcaaaATAAGTAAAGAGCAACAAAATCATTTAATCTACTTTTTTAATTcttgtgcataagtctaaaacggATCTACATTTGTTATCATAGAGAGTAACTTTTTATAAGCTCTAATTAATACAAACATAGCTTAAGGGATTTCGATACGTTCATATTTTGGCTCCACGCGACACGAGACATTCATCCACAAGAGTAGTCTGTGTCCAGCAGTTGGAACGCCGATCAGACATTGGTACCGCAAGTGGAGGAGTTGTGGATCACCATGGAAGCTGGAAAAGGGGTCTGATCCGTCCATGATGAAGCGGCATCTTTTTTCGTGAAATGCGGCTGTGGGCACGGGCCGCACTCCCAGGCTCCCAGCACCAAGCACTAGACGCGTTCCTGTGGGCGCGGGAGGGCGGGCGGTGGGCTATCATCGGAAACGCAAATGGGCCACACGCCCAGACAGATCACTTGGGCGCCGCGGTGAGCCACTCGCCTCGCCCGGACGGCGAAGGCGACAGGCGATGACGACCCGCCGTGTCCTTTAGCGGCGATGACCTTTCGCCAAGTGGCTGCGGACGTGGTCCGGGAGAAATCATTTGGGCAGGGCCGCCGTGTGGTCCACGTGTGCCTCCGGATGGATTCCGGGGCTGCTGCTTGTTGCATCCTCTGTCGCTCTGTGTGACTGTTTGCCTGCTGGTTCTTGTGCTATCCGCTGCCTGATTGATTGCCTGCCATTGCCCCTGGTTTTGTCCGCCGTTTTCGCGTCACCGATGATGACATTTCAACTCTCCCTGTACGACGTGCTGCCTGCTGCGCCACAGCGACAGCACGTAGATGCGTGATCTGCCTGCCGGTAATGACGGCACGCGAGTGTTTGCTGTGCGTTGTAGGCCAGACATGCTGTTTTTCCCCAGCAAAGTGAATTCAGGTGATGGTACTTACGAGACACTCCTGCGTGTCACCCTGGGCCCTGCTCGTTAACTCCACTACTCATGTCCATATTTACAGGCACAAATTAGAGGGAACTCTTGTACAAAACATTCGAATCACAAGGATCTGACACGACGAATAACGGTTCCTCCAGTTACCCAGTTATCACAACTAGCCGAAGATCAACACGGCGGGCCGATCGTGCCGTTGACAACGACGGATCGCTAATTCGTTCAGTCGTTCACCACCGTCGCACATGCTTGTATACATCCCGGTCAGCGGTCATCGCTCGATCGCGAACCGACTGGTCTATGTGCTGCTTTAGCTTTTCATTCCGAGCTACAGCTACTGCCCTTTCCTTGTGGGAGGTGGACTCGAACTGCAACCAGTCGTTCCTTCTCCTGCATCGTCAGACCCAGACTCGTACCGGAATTTTACACTCCACCAGCTCGATCGGCAAGCAAGAATTGATGTGCTGGAAATTCAGCGGTCTGCACCGCCGGATGACGCGTCACCCGGCCATGAGAATTCTGAGAAGAAGCGACACTCCTGGTCGAAACGGATTCGCGTACCCGGATGCAGAATAGTGTGAGTTGTGCGTCACTGTGATACATAGATGTGATGCTGACTGACATGGGGCTGATTGACGAGGGAGAGCTCTGAAGATCCGAATGCTCCAGCTTCATTCctttctgggggggggggggggggggaatggaTAACAAGCATGCTCGTCTGTAAACATCAGAATTGAACAGAGCTATGGAAACTTTTCCTACTACAATAGCAATTATCTAGTGGAAATTGCatctgcagttctttttctgaaGGGGAGTATTCCTCCTgaactttgttgttgttgttgttaattTTAGAGGTATTCGACCAGTCAACATTCCTGCTGTGTGGGTGCGGTTGACTACTGTTCCTCCTTCACGCATTCATGTTTTTCTTTGGATGCTTAGTCACAATCTTTTGAAGAGGAACACCCATAAACCTGAGCCAGTTTTCTGCAATGCAAGGGGGAGAATTATGCGCTTACTTTTTTTATTGTGACATAGCTGGGAAAGAAATTCCTACCATCATTGACTGTCAAGTTGGTAAAGAACTGAACACTGTGAATTTATAGCCAGGTTTTGGTTGAGTGATAAGAAATAAACCTCTCTGAATACGGTTACTGCTGCTGTACTCTGGAGTCTGTGGAAATGCAGTAATGACTGTGTTTCAGATTCAGGTCTGACATTCTACAAAACAAGTGTGAAACAAACTGTTATGTGCGCTAAGGGTCAGGAAGCCCAGATGCAGGCATACTACGCAGCTGGCATGATCGTTGTATTGCTCACCTGGAAAAGTTAATGACGGAACCACTCATATCGAAAGATCTACAGTCATCATGCGTGCGTCTTCTGAAGAATATGTACAAATTGGAAAATAACATCCAGTGTGCTAGTTGAACAATACATCGAAGCTTTAATCAATTTGACAAATATGAATAACAAGTGTCGAAAACAAATGCGTGAGGGTCGCATCTCTTTTGAACCAACCATTGCacaatattcatctaaaaaacCCTTTGCACAATATTGAAACGATTTATGGAAAAAAATGTCACTTACCATATAACATCAAGCATCcagcacacacaaaaaaaaattggtcaACCAGGTTCAgcagcattttcttttttttttaaaaaaaatatatatatcatgcAAGCAAATGCCAGAAATCAATTTGGTTTATTTCTCATGTAATCCCGAATGGCAATTGCATGCCTTTGACATCATCAGTAACTTTCATAAGTTACCCATATACTCCAtctgattgcaaatataggtcatTTTAGCCTTCtcaattattctctaaatataagtcattctcgaacttctatgcactttttctcttttgttactttcttacccttgtttaataaatgctaccactctcataaatgaatgagttatctttttcaatgcagaataaataaaaggcaacaaggtcatttgatctactttcttaatctctgtgcacaaatctaaaacgacctatatttgcaatcggaggaaGTACTATCTTGACTATTGCTATTGTGTGTGTTACCATGAAACGGTGCATGTGTCGGTTTGGAAGAGGGGGATTCTCCCAAGACTAGGCACTGAGGAGACTCGTGTTTGGTGTCTAGCACATGAGAATTCAATGCCTTATTACAGTCCGGTGTACCGGTATTTATAGCTCATACCTCAACTACTTATTAGATATTCATCGAAATAATATCATAGGGAGGCATATTCTGAGGGCATAATGATAATTTGCTATAATCCTAAAAGCTAATTACAAAACTACCACTGTGTGGTGCCTCCGAGTTGGGTCCCACGAACACAAGCTCCGGTGAGTGGGGCCTAACCATCAGGTGATCCCTTTTCGATGTTCCGGATGGGGGCCTTTAGAGGAGCCTTTAGGTGCACCTCATTTTCAGACGGTCCTAGGGAGGGGGGTGAGCCTTCATGTTGAGTGTTCCTTCGCTCAACCTTCGGGCTGAATCCCATTCAGCGGTGAGAAGCTTATCTTCCGACCGCTTGCGTTCTCTTCGTGTTTCGGCCAACAACATCATTTAAACTCCTAGATTTAGTACTATACTACTGAAGATGCATGTCCTTAATAACTTATATTTTGGATTAGAAGGTGTATCAAGTATTACACCTCGTGAGAATATATAACTATACTATATATGGAAGATTAGAACATGCTTTTCTATAAATTGTACTCGTCATTGGTTATGCAGGAAGTATTAAACTGACCATTACTTTTCCTGCAGACAGCAATGGGACATCTTGTCGATGAGTTTCGCCAAGTTCTTATTTCAGGCACATATTTTCACGCCCCTGACAGTCTCCAAGCATCACTACACGACAGCATAGTCCGATCCTTTTCTATTCCCCAACATGGAGGTTCACGGCATCTCCTCATTCACCACAACTCCTACTGATGACAGCCGAACATATTGTCCTGGATTCAGTAGAGATTCTGTGTCCATGGAGAAGGTATACCTGTATCTCATCGACCCTGAAGCTTCAATCGCGCTAAAGGAGATTGCTGAACTTATTATCCTTTCTGGCCATGATCCAAAACTTTGTCATATCTATAGTGAAACCCGCTACAACAAATTAATGCAGTGCCTTTATCTGCTTGGTGTTCAGATTGAGCCAAAAATCCACAGCCCAGCAGCAGCTACTGCTGAAGGTGGATACAACCTGAAGCTAGACTGTAGAAAAGTGAAACTGTGGATCGAAGGACTCAAAATTATTGTTGTCACAGTCATTCCTGAGGAGCGTTACGCTTGTGCTCAGATTTTCGGGTGCGATAACACAGTTGAGGAGGATTGCTTCGCCGGAGCCACCACACGTTGTACTCAACAATTGCTCGCAGGAGGAAGTGTAATGACCAAAGTGAAGGACCAGCAATATGAAAAAATGCCCTTACTCCTACAAATGCACGAGGAACTGGCAAAGATTCGACCAAGCCTACTAGACCTGTTGCCTGGCGATGCCAAGGACGTGATCAGTCAGGAGGCCAGCATGCTTCTCGATAAGCTTGGGGAAGCATCTCTGCCTACTGTTGGGTTTCTTGAGTTTATGGTTCAATCGCGAACCAGATGAGAAGCCTGTACTTGATAGAAATATCCTTTCATTGACACATTATGTCATGGGCTTTATCAAAGTACTTGATGAGTACAGTGACGCACTTAATCTTATTTTACCccttgaggaggaggatggcatAGAGAGAACGATGAGCCCCTCGGAACTCTATGTGCTCCGTGTGCTTTCTCATTTGCAGTTGAAGATTGTGGAGAAATCTGAATCTTACAAGGACCAACGCTTGCG from Phragmites australis chromosome 8, lpPhrAust1.1, whole genome shotgun sequence includes:
- the LOC133927595 gene encoding exocyst complex component EXO70A1-like; the protein is MEVHGISSFTTTPTDDSRTYCPGFSRDSVSMEKVYLYLIDPEASIALKEIAELIILSGHDPKLCHIYSETRYNKLMQCLYLLGVQIEPKIHSPAAATAEGGYNLKLDCRKVKLWIEGLKIIVVTVIPEERYACAQIFGCDNTVEEDCFAGATTRCTQQLLAGGSVMTKVKDQQYEKMPLLLQMHEELAKIRPSLLDLLPGDAKDVISQEASMLLDKLGEASLPTVGFLEFMVQSRTR